From a region of the Panicum virgatum strain AP13 chromosome 2K, P.virgatum_v5, whole genome shotgun sequence genome:
- the LOC120688111 gene encoding uncharacterized protein LOC120688111, translated as MEPATAAGKSPDPMPSPPPEGPSPVVTSSSSAASPVTQAPPPAPPGAREVAAVMEAVERDAAAIAESYASLFASLRVALSNVTSTSAENMECLGDVVGRLQESALEASSKGNKYINSCLRLNEELRGLESLAMQLKILRKNVDSLDLAVNQLLRLP; from the exons ATGGAACCAGCCACGGCCGCCGGGAAGTCCCCTGATCCGATGCCGTCGCCGCCCCCGGAGGGCCCATCGCCCGTGGTGACCTCCTCATCCTCCGCCGCTTCCCCGGTgacgcaggcgccgccgccggcgcctccgggGGCGCGGGAGGTCGCGGCGGTGatggaggcggtggagcgggacgccgccgccatcgccgagaGCTACGCGTCCCTCTTTGCCTCCCTCCGCGTCGCCCTCTCGAAC GTCACCTCGACGTCGGCGGAGAACATGGAGTGCTTGGGCGACGTCGTCGGCCGCCTCCAGGAATCTG CACTTGAAGCATCTTCAAAAGGAAATAAATACATCAACTCGTGCTTGAG GTTAAATGAGGAATTGAGAGGCTTGGAAAGCCTAGCTATGCAACT AAAGATACTACGGAAGAACGTTGATTCATTAGATTTGGCTGTCAATCAGTTGCTCCGCCTCCCCTAG
- the LOC120688094 gene encoding putative disease resistance protein RGA3, translating to MMEMVLSEFTRQVIVSLGNLASNEIAKVLCVRNEIGRLSRKLDSMTAIIRDAEQTIVQNETTRDWLKRSREIIYEAENIIDRCRIERERLQTLQPQECNPSSVFKCCRDVGIDYIIASAIHELNQKLESIYQEGERLHLKPALEDQIRLYQIRLDLDVAPHIEPDIVGREVENDCDSLIELLRREDIPSRPNRPLFAIIGTNGVGKTTLARKVSVS from the exons ATGATGGAGATGGTTCTATCTGAGTTCACAAGACAAGTTATCGTCTCACTCGGCAATTTAGCCAGTAATGAAATCGCCAAAGTTTTGTGCGTCAGAAATGAGATCGGTAGATTGTCGAGAAAACTTGACAGTATGACAGCTATCATCAGGGATGCTGAGCAGACAATTGTGCAAAATGAAACTACTAGGGATTGGCTGAAGAGGTCACGGGAAATTATTTATGAGGCTGAAAACATAATTGACCGATGTAGGATTGAAAGGGAGAGGCTCCAAACATTACAACCACAG GAATGTAATCCTTCATCAGTTTTCAAGTGCTGCAGAGATGTTGGCATTGACTACATAATTGCAAGTGCTATACATGAACTAAATCAGAAACTCGAGAGCATTTATCAAGAGGGTGAGAGGCTCCATCTAAAGCCAGCGCTGGAAGATCAAATAAGATTATACCAAATAAGATTAGATCTTGACGTTGCTCCACATATAGAACCTGATATTGTGGGCAGAGAGGTGGAAAATGACTGTGACAGTCTCATCGAACTACTAAGGAGAGAAGACATTCCTAGTCGTCCTAATCGTCCTTTGTTTGCTATTATAGGAACAAATGGTGTTGGCAAGACTACTCTTGCTAGAAaggtgtcggtgtcctga